The nucleotide window AAACATGCGTATCGTCTTGTCCATGCTCGCACGATACAAAGAATCCAAGGCTGAACCTGAGGCTAACAGTCAGCGACGAGTGAATACGAGCATGAGGGGCCACCATTAGGTAAGCGCCACTCAAACCAGCACCCCTCGCCCTGTCACTCGCCTTCACCCATCATCCCCAAACAGCCCTCGGAACCAACCCTTACCTCCCCATATAACCGCCCCTGATATCCCGTAATGACGGCGCCTACATCCCCCGACGACGACCAAAACAGAAAGCGCATCTGGGCGCGCGTATACAAGCAACTCCTCCAACACGCCATCCCCGATGCGCGCTTCAACTACGACTTCATGTGCTTCACGCCCGACTTCCGGGGCTCAGCTTCCGCCATCGACCGCCTAGTCGCGCTGCCATGCTACAAAGCCGCCTCTACCATACTCGTCACGCCGGACAATAGTCTCGAGCGGTTGCGCATGCAGGCGTTGAAAGATGGGAAGAGGGTGCTGGTTGCCACGTATAGGCTACGCAGGGGCTTTGTTTTATTACACCCCGCGCGCATAGAGCAGAGTAAATACGATATGGCTGCGTGTCTCGATGGTATGGAGAAGCCTGGCATAGGCCGACCTGTCACGTTAGCGCAGATGCGGGATGAGAGTGTCAAGGTGGACTTGTGTGTAACTGGTGGACTGGTGTTTAATGCACAGGGTGTGACGATTTGGGAGGGACATAATTTGTTCGAGGTGCAGTGGGCCATGTTGCAGGATATGAAGATATTGCGGGAAAAAGCGCCCGTCGTCGCCGTCGCACATGGGTGTCAAGTGGTTGACGAAGTTGAACTCGGCGCGGAGAAGGTTACGTCGGATATACAGGGTGAGGTACAGAGCGATTGGGTGGTAACACCAGACGCGACGGTCGAGATAGCTGCGGCGAAGAAGCCTACCAGCGGTATCGATTTCGACACTGTAGATCCTGAGGGTTTGCTCAACATACCGCCGCTGCAAGAGCTGCGAGGGATCCGTATGATGGAGCAGATCATGCAGCGGGATGGCTTTGTCTCGAAAGAAGAGAAGCCGGAAGCGGCACCAACTGAGGATGAGCAGCTGGGCATCAGTATAGTAGAGAAGTTGATGCAAAGCTTCAAGTCGTAGAAACAGCCTAGTATCTCTGCGAGGTAGGTCAGCACCATGCATCGAACTCGACCCACGTTTAACTTGGGGTATACTCGCTAGCCACATGTACCAAAAACATGCATGGCACGGTCGATCATCCACTCTTCGATCAACATATAACCCTTTGTTAAGTCATCCCAGCCCCGGATACCCTCACAATCGTAGTCTTATCACATGTCAATCCCATACATACTATACCTCTCCGCCTCAATCTCTTACACACTACCCCGTACATACGTTTATCCAGATACTCTGATCTGGCAGAGTATCTGGACATTCGGACTCTAAACTGTCCGTAACGCCACGCTTAAACCGAGCGCTCCGCATATGGACAATGCTTCCTGGTTCCAGAAGGCCATCGAAGGCTCTGCCCTGACTCCAGCGACGAAGAGTCATGGACATGAAAAAGACACCCAGTGACATTTGGGGTAGTTTGGAGCGAGGGCCATGAGACATGCTAGTCAGACGGGCTCGTATTTTTATACCGCAACTTACCGGTCAGCGCATCGTATTTGTACCACATACTAGGTAAATGATTCAGTAGTCCAACCTCACCCAAGGAATTTTCTTTTGCTTGGCCGATTCAAAGTTTGCAATGACATCTGCATCCCCAACTACTGGTGTTTGCGCAATCCCAACGAACGGAATTGACCGTTCGCGACCAGGAATCTGGGCTTCAGCGCACATGTCCTGAACGCTTTGTAAAACGGTGTCGGTTGGAAACTCGCGATATTTTCTTGAGTCAGACTGAAAAACGCCGACCGCTTCTTCTCGCAAGCACCGCCATTCCGGCCGTAATTTTTCGTCCTTGGGTTGGGTAAACTGTACAGTCAGTCGTAACGCAGGGCGGGCTACAAATATTATGTATACAGTATTGTACCTGCATAAGTCCCTAATGTACACTTACGTACGTAAACACCCCTGCATATACGTCCCCCACAGCATACATACACGAAACATAAAATCCCGCCGCGCCCTCGTGGCACAGTCATCTTTACCGTTGACTCGGCGCTTTTACGTCGCCTGTCCTTTGTCGCTTCGAAGCATCAGATAGATAAATATATCCCAGAACCCAGCTACCGAGTCGGCAGTCAATCGGTCCGTTAAGGTATTGCGGAGATTTCTTGGGTTGCGATAATTGGGGGCGGGTGTGTCCGGTTGGGAGGGGGGTCTGAGATAAGTTGTGATTTGCGGTGATGGCTGGGGTTCGTTGACGAACACATGCAGCATGGAGAATTGCATTGCGATGGACAAGGGATATGATAAGGTACCTTGCAGGCTTGCACACCACATGGAGTTGCGGTGAAGATGGCGATACGAGGGACCGTGTCTATGTGTAGTCCGACTTTGAGCCTATTGGCACCATGAGACGTAAGCATTCATGCCATATCTTACTCTCCCTCGCGTCGATTCCCATGTGCAATATACCAGTGAGACAGCGACATCCATCGTCGGATCTATGCTTACTTTTGTTGGCATGAGCATTGTACTAATCGAGGACAAGATATGACAGTGATCAGCGTTGAGCAAGGCTGACCAAAATAGCGACTCGCAACCGACGGTCGACATGTCCTTGTTTTGTAGTGGTTGGCCACAGCTTGGACAGCCCTCAGACAACGGCCGGTATTAGAAGTGCCTGAAACCCGAAAGAATGAATGCAATCGCGGTGTCTAGAGTTTCAGATACGATCTCGATGGCCTACAATTAGCCTTTGACTAGGTTATGATTCAGTCGGGAACACTGTCATTGTAGAAGAAAAAACTCTTTTGGCGTGAAGCCTAGAATCCACGAGTGTTTCGACACTCACTGGCTAGATGTCATCGACGGCATAGTCGACGCGCCATTTTGTCTGGAATTTGAGTTGTTGGCGCTACGGAGTACTGGCCTGCGCCACTGGTGGCTGTTAGTGACAAGATGGCGTACTCCAGGGCCTACGGAACCTCCCAATACCAGGACATGATGTATTGGGCAACAAACATGTCGCGGCCAGGCGGCTTGATGGTGATATCTAACTGCCGAAGTGGGGAGCTCCAAAGGATCCTTTGTCGCACCTCACTCCGCGGCATTGGAATCATCTCAATTACCCCTAAGAGTGTCGATTGACTTCCAAGATTCTGATATACCTGGGTATACTCGCCTCTCGAGGAAGAATTTGATTTAGGATGCTGACGCTGACCCGCACCTGGCCAGAAAGTTACCAGACGGGAAGGACGTTAAGTGGTCGTCAGGAGACATGGACGAAGTCGGGTAGCCTACAGGCGGGAATTAAACCTTAGCCGGCTTTGCAGCGAAGATCCCGGACTTAAGAGCGTGGCTCATAATGCCTGTGACGGTCATGCCGCCATTTTGACTTTCAAAAGTCGCTTAGGCGTACGCTGGGCGCGTCGTAAAACCAGATTGCACCCTGCTGGATTGGTGAATGATCGTCTATTAAGCGCAACTCTTTCTACCTTGAGCGACGTCCACGTATCGTCACTCGAAGTACGTCATGGCATATTTACTGTAGTCGGCATCGGACCGGAGCCTATGTTTCAATTGCGAACTATGAGTTCTTCGTGAGACACGTGGAGCAGCCGGGAACAGGTACGTAGACCAAGTGCCGATGCTGTGAGCGAGTCAAGTAGCCTCTTCGATAAGCATGGTGAAACCAGGTTCTGCAAAACTTTGGCCGAGGCACCCGCTGCCTACCAGCTCGGGCAACGTGTCTGACATTGCTTTTCAACACCTCTCGGTCATGGCACCTGTCGTGGCACACTTGCAGGGGCGTAGTGAAGTTATCAATCCCGCGAGCATGGAAGTATGGATCCACAGAACCGCTCCGGGTAGCGGTTGCAAGGTCCCGCTTCTAGGTCTGCAGAGCATTGCCTTTTTCAGCTTTCCTGCAGGAGAATGCAGGAGAGTGCagagcgttgaagtcgtgAAACGGCACGGTTAAAGAGAATGCAGGATGATGTGCAGAAGACGGCATCATCGGAGCATGTCTCCAAGGCCTCTTTGGGTGGTAAAAGAGGGTTTGGATACAGTCGTAGCAGTCCATGTGTGTTGTAGCTAGCGTAGGAGCGGATAGCACGGAGGAAAGCGGATGATGCAACAAGGTAGAAAGGATTTTCCGGTGACTAAGCACAAAGTCGCCTAGTTTGCACGTGGATGAAGCCACGACAATCCAAGTCCATTTCGGGAGACTTGCGTCTGGCTGCCCTGTGCCCTCGAAAAGCACGACATGCAGGATTCCTATGCTCCACAGACGCCTCTCAATGTCTGCTGCGAGTCGGCTTGGAGCGTCTCAGGTACCTGCGAGATGTGCCGTGCTTAGCCAAGTGCAGCTGCAGTCACTGCCGTTGGCATGCGCTGATCTCCTGCACCTTGCTTACCGCCTCAGCTCGCCGTGACTGGATAATCTCGTTTGCGGGTGCGGTGACATTGTCGAGGCCTTCAAGGCAGACCCGGATTGCGGTCCTACGCATGAACCAATTCGACAAACGCAGTTTGCTCGTGGCCTGAGCCCCACGGGACGACGACCGTCTTGGTCATGTCCTCCCCTGAAACGGGCCTGACCCTGGATCTGGTATTGAGTACCCGCGCGTAGGACCCACATCACTCGTGGCGGAATCCATTATGCATTACCCTGTAGCTC belongs to Pyrenophora tritici-repentis strain M4 chromosome 10, whole genome shotgun sequence and includes:
- a CDS encoding 5-formyltetrahydrofolate cyclo-ligase; this translates as MTAPTSPDDDQNRKRIWARVYKQLLQHAIPDARFNYDFMCFTPDFRGSASAIDRLVALPCYKAASTILVTPDNSLERLRMQALKDGKRVLVATYRLRRGFVLLHPARIEQSKYDMAACLDGMEKPGIGRPVTLAQMRDESVKVDLCVTGGLVFNAQGVTIWEGHNLFEVQWAMLQDMKILREKAPVVAVAHGCQVVDEVELGAEKVTSDIQGEVQSDWVVTPDATVEIAAAKKPTSGIDFDTVDPEGLLNIPPLQELRGIRMMEQIMQRDGFVSKEEKPEAAPTEDEQLGISIVEKLMQSFKS